In Candidatus Mycalebacterium zealandia, one DNA window encodes the following:
- the murD gene encoding UDP-N-acetylmuramoyl-L-alanine--D-glutamate ligase, whose product MRVKGQKFLVVGLGKTGVAVSGFLARAGADVTATDLRDAGEITEAADLEKLGVKLRTGGHREDVFTQARTVVLSPGVPPDIEPVRAARRADARVIGEVELSSALCGLPVVAVTGSNGKTTTTGLIGHILKACGKKPFVGGNFGDPFINAVGNESAYDLALLEMSSFQLKTTFAFKPAVAVLLNISPNHLDVHPDYEDYALSKKKIFANQTQDDWAVANGADTQVAAMLDNLSAKKVLFNSELTGEHPGCATSDGQTVFFRGEKYDLSGSKLQGRHNMENSMAAIAVASILGCEPEKTAAAVIEFSPPPHRMEFVSDVRGARVYDDSKSTNPAAAAAALTALDKPVVLISGGKDKKTGFSALREPVRSKVSSLVLFGEARRAMMSELGTLTKTFAADSLQNAVEIAVSEARPGGSILFSPACSSFDMFSSFEERGREFKKIVKRFG is encoded by the coding sequence ATGAGAGTGAAGGGACAAAAATTTCTCGTTGTCGGTCTGGGCAAGACCGGAGTTGCCGTTAGCGGATTTCTAGCCCGCGCGGGAGCCGATGTGACGGCAACTGATTTAAGAGACGCGGGCGAAATTACCGAAGCGGCGGACCTTGAAAAACTGGGAGTGAAACTGCGGACGGGAGGGCATCGCGAAGATGTTTTCACGCAAGCCCGAACGGTTGTTTTGAGCCCGGGAGTTCCTCCGGACATTGAGCCCGTCCGCGCGGCTCGGCGCGCAGACGCCCGCGTTATCGGCGAGGTGGAGCTTTCTTCGGCATTGTGCGGACTCCCGGTTGTTGCCGTTACGGGCTCAAACGGCAAAACCACCACCACCGGGCTAATCGGACACATACTCAAGGCGTGCGGCAAAAAACCCTTTGTCGGCGGAAACTTCGGCGACCCTTTTATCAACGCGGTCGGAAATGAAAGCGCTTATGATTTAGCGTTGCTTGAAATGAGCAGTTTTCAACTCAAAACCACTTTTGCCTTCAAGCCGGCTGTGGCGGTTTTACTCAACATCTCTCCAAACCATCTTGATGTCCATCCGGATTATGAAGACTACGCGCTGTCCAAAAAAAAGATTTTCGCGAACCAGACACAGGATGACTGGGCGGTTGCCAACGGCGCGGACACTCAAGTTGCCGCAATGCTTGATAACTTGAGCGCGAAAAAGGTTTTATTCAATTCAGAACTCACCGGCGAGCATCCGGGTTGCGCGACCTCGGACGGGCAAACGGTTTTTTTCAGAGGTGAAAAATACGACCTTTCCGGTTCAAAACTGCAAGGGCGGCATAATATGGAAAACTCTATGGCGGCAATCGCGGTCGCTTCCATCCTCGGTTGTGAACCCGAAAAAACCGCCGCCGCGGTAATAGAGTTTTCCCCGCCGCCGCACAGAATGGAGTTTGTGAGCGATGTGCGCGGCGCTCGTGTTTATGACGATTCAAAATCAACCAATCCCGCCGCCGCCGCCGCGGCTCTCACAGCCCTTGATAAGCCGGTTGTTCTGATTTCCGGCGGCAAGGACAAAAAAACCGGCTTTTCCGCCCTGCGCGAACCCGTGCGAAGCAAGGTTTCCTCCCTTGTGCTTTTCGGTGAGGCGCGGCGGGCGATGATGTCGGAGCTTGGCACTCTCACAAAAACCTTTGCCGCTGACTCTCTTCAAAACGCGGTTGAAATCGCGGTGTCCGAAGCGCGTCCCGGCGGTTCAATACTTTTCTCGCCCGCGTGTTCAAGTTTTGATATGTTTTCGTCATTCGAGGAAAGAGGCAGGGAGTTTAAAAAAATTGTTAAGAGATTTGGGTAG
- a CDS encoding phospho-N-acetylmuramoyl-pentapeptide-transferase, producing the protein MLYLLHLLKEDLPVLNIFQYVTFRSFGAGVFAFFLSALMGGRVISLLERWKSREKIRPDGPEGHAVKSGTPTMGGLFIVLGIIISTLLWGNLNEPVVVFSIVFTAVFGFIGFVDDRMKLSRSRGMSAGLKFFIQCAAAVILVFIFLRIQEGGFTMYVRAGEEAIEYSFTSVAFPFFKEAVFEFGWVYFILALFVTIGTSNAVNLTDGLDGLAISSIIVTVGTYYILAFVAGNANLANYLHIPYVRNAGEFAVFLAAVGGACLGFLWHNAYPARVFMGDTGSLALGASIGLAALVTKQEVLLVIIGGIFVAETVSVLAQVLFFRSTGGRRLFKMAPLHHHFEKTGWHESQIVIRFWIVSFVLALMALATLKIR; encoded by the coding sequence ATGCTTTATCTTCTTCACCTACTCAAAGAAGACTTGCCGGTACTTAATATTTTTCAGTATGTGACTTTCCGCTCTTTCGGCGCTGGGGTGTTTGCCTTTTTCCTTTCCGCTCTTATGGGCGGCAGAGTTATTTCACTTCTTGAGCGCTGGAAAAGCCGCGAAAAGATCCGCCCCGACGGACCCGAAGGGCACGCGGTTAAATCCGGCACGCCGACAATGGGCGGGCTGTTCATAGTTTTGGGAATAATCATTTCAACGCTTCTGTGGGGAAACTTGAATGAGCCTGTCGTTGTTTTTTCAATTGTTTTTACAGCGGTGTTCGGTTTCATCGGGTTTGTTGATGATCGCATGAAGCTGTCACGCTCGCGCGGAATGAGCGCGGGTCTCAAGTTTTTTATTCAGTGTGCGGCGGCGGTGATTCTGGTTTTCATTTTTCTGCGAATTCAGGAAGGCGGCTTCACGATGTATGTGCGGGCGGGCGAGGAAGCCATAGAGTATTCTTTCACTTCGGTCGCGTTTCCGTTTTTCAAGGAAGCGGTTTTTGAGTTCGGCTGGGTTTATTTTATTCTCGCGCTTTTTGTTACGATAGGGACTTCAAATGCGGTCAATCTCACCGACGGGCTCGACGGGCTCGCCATCAGTTCAATAATCGTTACGGTTGGCACCTACTACATTCTGGCTTTTGTGGCGGGAAACGCGAATCTGGCGAACTATCTTCACATTCCCTATGTCAGAAACGCGGGGGAGTTTGCCGTTTTTCTCGCCGCGGTGGGCGGCGCGTGTCTGGGGTTTTTGTGGCACAACGCCTATCCCGCGCGCGTTTTCATGGGGGACACGGGTTCACTCGCGCTCGGAGCGTCCATAGGGCTTGCCGCGCTTGTTACCAAACAGGAGGTTCTGCTCGTCATCATCGGCGGCATATTTGTTGCCGAAACGGTTTCGGTGCTGGCTCAAGTGCTGTTTTTCCGTTCCACAGGAGGGAGGCGGTTGTTCAAAATGGCGCCTCTGCATCACCATTTTGAAAAGACGGGCTGGCACGAATCGCAAATAGTCATCCGCTTTTGGATAGTTTCTTTTGTTCTCGCTCTGATGGCACTCGCGACTTTAAAAATCAGGTAG
- the murF gene encoding UDP-N-acetylmuramoyl-tripeptide--D-alanyl-D-alanine ligase, with product MINHTFLLQSTHARAEGDFPASYGGVSIDSRTLRRGDIFFAIKGDSDGHDHVRAAFEAGAAAAVVENGARSLPEAPLIFVPSTVRALADMAAEWRKKLKNSKIVCITGSSGKTTTKQALAGILSAAGRSAVASRKSFNNHLGLPLTLLETDAEHEVCVAEVGINTPGEMDELERIARPDIGAVVNIGTAHIGRFGSKEKIAREKSRLFRSFGKQCGFAINLDDPLTVEIASALDCDKAGFSARNTSAEVAAADIVCSSRSVSFKMKIRGREFPVTAPVAGAHNVMNFLCASALGLLLGLSPDEIAGGIGNFTPAEMRMQVYEVLDGVVLINDCYNANPDSVAAALEELGRLKKSGGRAIAVLGDMLELGDLSGQYHYEAGEKAARCGVDILIAFGEEARHIRAGAGDGVRVEKTVSHEEAADIIKSVVRRGDFILIKGSRAMAMEKIARMIGGR from the coding sequence TTGATAAACCACACTTTTCTTTTGCAATCCACACACGCGCGTGCGGAGGGGGATTTTCCCGCCTCGTATGGCGGAGTTTCCATTGATTCAAGAACCTTGCGGCGCGGCGATATTTTTTTTGCGATTAAGGGGGACAGTGACGGGCATGATCATGTCAGGGCGGCTTTTGAAGCCGGCGCGGCGGCGGCGGTTGTTGAGAACGGCGCGCGGTCTTTACCCGAAGCGCCTCTAATCTTTGTTCCCTCAACAGTTCGCGCCCTGGCGGATATGGCGGCGGAATGGAGAAAAAAACTCAAAAACTCAAAAATCGTCTGCATAACCGGCTCAAGCGGAAAAACCACCACAAAACAGGCGCTTGCGGGCATTTTGAGCGCGGCGGGGCGTAGCGCGGTTGCAAGCAGGAAAAGTTTTAACAACCATCTGGGGTTGCCTCTGACTTTGCTTGAAACCGATGCGGAGCACGAAGTTTGCGTCGCCGAAGTGGGCATAAACACCCCCGGAGAGATGGACGAACTTGAGCGTATCGCGCGCCCTGACATCGGTGCGGTTGTAAATATCGGCACGGCGCACATAGGAAGGTTCGGAAGCAAAGAGAAAATCGCCCGCGAAAAATCGCGCCTGTTCCGCTCTTTTGGAAAACAGTGCGGTTTTGCCATCAATCTGGACGACCCGCTCACTGTTGAAATCGCGTCCGCGCTTGACTGTGACAAGGCGGGTTTTTCCGCGCGCAATACTTCGGCGGAGGTTGCGGCGGCGGACATAGTCTGTTCATCCCGTTCGGTGAGTTTTAAGATGAAAATACGCGGTCGCGAATTTCCCGTGACAGCTCCTGTTGCGGGGGCGCATAATGTTATGAATTTTCTGTGTGCATCCGCTCTGGGGTTGCTGCTCGGTCTTTCCCCGGACGAAATAGCCGGGGGGATAGGCAATTTTACTCCGGCGGAAATGAGGATGCAGGTTTATGAGGTTCTCGACGGGGTGGTTTTGATAAATGACTGCTACAACGCCAATCCCGATTCGGTTGCCGCCGCGCTTGAGGAGTTGGGGCGGCTAAAAAAATCAGGCGGCAGGGCGATAGCCGTTCTTGGAGATATGCTTGAACTTGGTGATTTGAGCGGACAATACCATTATGAGGCGGGCGAAAAAGCCGCCCGGTGCGGAGTGGACATTCTAATAGCGTTTGGCGAAGAGGCGAGGCATATCCGTGCCGGCGCGGGAGATGGTGTCCGTGTTGAAAAAACGGTGTCTCACGAAGAGGCGGCTGATATAATCAAGAGCGTCGTGCGGCGCGGCGATTTTATTCTCATCAAAGGGTCGCGTGCGATGGCGATGGAAAAAATCGCGCGGATGATTGGCGGGCGGTAA
- a CDS encoding UDP-N-acetylmuramoyl-L-alanyl-D-glutamate--2,6-diaminopimelate ligase: MFGFFFRRLHMSAMSFSEIAVAIDCEIYTGDPAVRVGGICIHSSKVSRGDLFIAVKGAVSDGHEYVAEAVSRGAAAVITQKRLSGLKICGALAEDSKAASALAACVFHGYPSRGFTLAGVTGTNGKTTVCHLLHSVWERLGHKPAMIGTVEIRFGDLLREAQMTTPGSVELQNFFSLMSAGGADKVCMEVSSHAINEKRVEGCDFDAAVFTNLTPEHLDYHGDLRSYAAVKKRLFTELLEKSAKKNKFAVINIDDEIGAEIARDTSGETVSFSTENASAEVFAESFSIGGDGISAEFRTPWGNLKISSNLIGAHNLSNLLAAAGCALCLGSAPEEVAHALSSGVFVPGRLERVENSGAIDVFVDYAHTADALERVIRAVRPLCRGKMFVVFGCGGDRDKSKRPEMGRVASLNCDVAVLTSDNPRSESPAVIIDEIESGVVPSGCETVKIPDRREAIRHAILSAVPGDFVLIAGKGHEKYQHIGGEKKPFDDMLCAADFLKEKEDAF; this comes from the coding sequence ATGTTCGGTTTCTTTTTCAGGAGACTTCATATGAGCGCGATGAGTTTTTCCGAGATTGCCGTCGCGATTGATTGTGAGATTTACACGGGAGACCCCGCGGTGCGCGTGGGCGGGATTTGCATCCATTCGTCCAAGGTCTCTCGCGGAGACCTTTTTATAGCCGTCAAGGGAGCCGTTTCGGATGGACATGAGTATGTTGCCGAAGCGGTTTCTCGGGGAGCGGCGGCGGTGATAACGCAAAAACGGCTCAGCGGTTTGAAAATCTGCGGCGCACTCGCCGAGGACTCCAAAGCCGCCTCTGCGCTGGCGGCTTGCGTTTTTCACGGCTATCCGTCTCGCGGGTTCACACTTGCCGGAGTTACGGGCACGAACGGGAAAACAACCGTCTGCCACCTTCTCCATTCAGTCTGGGAGCGTCTCGGGCACAAGCCCGCTATGATAGGCACGGTGGAGATACGGTTCGGTGATTTACTCAGAGAAGCACAGATGACCACGCCCGGCTCCGTTGAGTTGCAAAATTTTTTTTCCCTTATGTCCGCCGGAGGCGCGGACAAGGTTTGCATGGAGGTTTCGTCTCACGCCATAAATGAAAAAAGGGTTGAAGGTTGCGATTTTGACGCGGCGGTTTTCACAAATCTCACGCCGGAGCATCTGGACTACCACGGCGACTTGCGCAGTTATGCCGCCGTCAAGAAACGGCTTTTTACCGAATTGCTTGAAAAAAGCGCGAAAAAAAACAAGTTCGCGGTCATCAATATTGATGATGAAATCGGCGCCGAAATAGCACGTGATACTTCGGGTGAAACCGTATCTTTTTCCACTGAAAACGCGTCAGCCGAAGTTTTTGCCGAATCCTTTTCCATCGGCGGAGACGGAATCTCAGCCGAGTTCCGCACCCCGTGGGGAAACCTCAAAATCAGTTCAAACCTCATCGGCGCTCACAACCTTTCAAACCTGCTTGCCGCCGCGGGTTGTGCTCTGTGTCTCGGTTCCGCTCCCGAAGAAGTCGCCCATGCTCTGTCGTCCGGCGTGTTCGTGCCCGGAAGGCTTGAAAGGGTCGAAAACAGCGGCGCGATTGATGTTTTTGTGGATTACGCTCACACCGCAGACGCGCTTGAAAGAGTTATCAGAGCGGTTCGTCCGCTGTGCCGGGGAAAGATGTTTGTGGTGTTCGGGTGCGGCGGTGACAGAGACAAAAGCAAACGCCCCGAGATGGGGCGTGTGGCGAGTTTGAATTGCGATGTCGCGGTTCTGACTTCCGACAATCCGCGAAGCGAATCTCCGGCCGTGATAATTGACGAGATTGAGTCCGGAGTTGTTCCGAGTGGATGCGAAACGGTGAAAATCCCTGACAGGCGTGAAGCCATACGCCACGCGATTTTATCCGCGGTTCCGGGTGATTTTGTTCTAATTGCGGGCAAAGGGCATGAGAAATATCAACACATCGGCGGCGAAAAAAAACCTTTTGACGACATGCTGTGCGCGGCGGATTTTCTTAAAGAAAAAGAGGATGCGTTTTGA
- the rsmH gene encoding 16S rRNA (cytosine(1402)-N(4))-methyltransferase RsmH codes for MKTAPDPPTDETSHSSVMLEETVSYLNPRPGKIYVDATLGMGGHSEAILSSVDGVKVIGIDSDPDSVEAAKKRLERFGERIEIVNSNFTGIEEAARSCGALAVDGIIADLGISSRQLEGSGRGFSFTADEPLDMRMNPASGETAADIVNTLPARELAGIIKKYGEEKFASKIANAIARSREEKPLETARELALIVAGSIPVKFHPPRTHPATRVFQALRIHVNDEISSLEIFLQKAVPLLSAGSRIVIISFHSLEDRVVKRAFNLMNAACICPPELPMCGCGKSQILKVIERKPVLPGASEVRRNPRARSSKMRVAEKI; via the coding sequence ATGAAAACCGCCCCGGACCCTCCTACAGATGAGACTTCCCACAGTTCTGTAATGCTTGAGGAAACGGTTTCATATCTTAATCCCCGTCCCGGCAAAATCTATGTTGACGCCACGCTTGGCATGGGTGGCCATTCCGAGGCCATTCTTTCATCGGTGGACGGAGTGAAAGTTATAGGAATTGACTCTGACCCAGACTCGGTTGAAGCGGCAAAAAAGCGACTGGAACGCTTCGGTGAACGCATAGAGATTGTGAATTCAAACTTTACCGGTATTGAAGAGGCGGCGCGCTCTTGCGGTGCTCTTGCGGTGGACGGCATAATAGCCGACCTTGGCATATCAAGTCGCCAGCTTGAGGGAAGCGGAAGGGGTTTCAGTTTCACCGCGGACGAGCCGCTTGATATGAGGATGAATCCCGCGAGCGGAGAAACGGCGGCCGATATTGTGAACACTCTGCCCGCCCGCGAACTCGCGGGGATTATAAAAAAATACGGCGAAGAAAAATTTGCGTCCAAAATCGCGAATGCAATTGCAAGAAGCCGTGAGGAAAAACCGCTTGAGACCGCACGCGAACTCGCGCTGATTGTCGCGGGCTCCATTCCGGTGAAGTTTCATCCGCCGCGCACGCACCCGGCGACTCGCGTTTTTCAAGCGCTCAGAATCCATGTTAACGATGAAATTTCCAGCCTTGAAATTTTTCTGCAAAAGGCCGTTCCCCTGCTATCCGCGGGCTCAAGGATTGTGATAATCTCCTTCCATTCGCTTGAAGACAGGGTTGTAAAACGGGCTTTTAATTTAATGAACGCGGCTTGCATATGTCCTCCGGAGCTTCCGATGTGCGGGTGCGGAAAGAGCCAAATTCTCAAAGTGATAGAGCGAAAGCCAGTTTTGCCGGGCGCGTCCGAGGTTCGGAGGAACCCGCGCGCGCGCAGTTCCAAAATGAGGGTTGCGGAAAAGATTTAA
- a CDS encoding DUF4911 domain-containing protein, with amino-acid sequence MFLSVFTLKLKDQSDNVVLASILGGYSHVMWVRTENPEDPVVKIFTTPDFEEETRRILLELRKEVDFEFADTEEK; translated from the coding sequence ATTTTTTTGAGCGTTTTCACATTGAAACTGAAAGACCAGAGCGACAATGTTGTTCTTGCTTCAATTCTGGGAGGATACTCACATGTTATGTGGGTCAGAACGGAGAATCCGGAAGACCCTGTGGTGAAAATTTTCACCACGCCGGACTTTGAGGAAGAAACGCGACGGATTCTTCTGGAACTCCGAAAAGAGGTTGATTTTGAGTTTGCGGACACCGAAGAGAAGTGA
- the murJ gene encoding murein biosynthesis integral membrane protein MurJ produces MNSAPDTGKTVLRNWGTVGGLTFVSRIAGYARDLVVAYFLGAGFQSDAFYVAFRIPNLLRRLFAEGMLSAAFIPVFTEHIKKHGAQSAREGFSATLTVLLAALGTVTVLGVVFAPQIIRLFASGFETESFELAVSLLRLMFPYILLVSFAAISMGVLNSVGHFFAPAFSPLLFNLAFIAGVVFFHDQWSEPAIAAGLGVLAGGALQSAVNIPFLKSRGFAPQIGGVFKHSPLLKKIGVLMLPQLFGVAVYNLNIIVNTQYASYMERGTVSYLYFAERLTEFPLGIGAVAIATVFLPRLSARAADNDMEGFRTDYAGLLKMTLFITLPALAGLAALANPICSVLFERGEFTSSDALFSSQALVGYAAGVWAVAGIRITAPAFFALQDTKTPVRAAAAALVINLALGYLLGFSLDLKHTGLALASSVAAAVNFLILLRLLDKRVGKITARGFWVWFVKTAGASAMSAAVAKAVYEIAQTATPQTVALAVAIAVAFTVFILSTRILKIEEAGKLVGMVRGR; encoded by the coding sequence ATGAACTCCGCGCCTGACACCGGAAAAACCGTCCTGCGCAACTGGGGAACGGTCGGCGGGCTGACGTTTGTGAGCAGAATTGCGGGATACGCGCGGGACCTCGTGGTCGCCTACTTTCTTGGAGCGGGCTTTCAGAGCGATGCGTTCTATGTCGCGTTCCGTATACCGAATCTGTTGCGACGGCTGTTCGCGGAGGGAATGCTGTCCGCGGCCTTTATTCCGGTTTTCACCGAACACATAAAAAAACACGGCGCGCAAAGCGCTCGAGAGGGTTTCTCGGCAACTCTGACCGTTCTGCTCGCCGCACTCGGCACGGTAACGGTTTTGGGCGTTGTGTTCGCGCCGCAAATCATACGGCTGTTCGCGTCCGGTTTTGAGACGGAATCTTTTGAGCTGGCGGTTTCGCTTCTGCGCCTGATGTTTCCCTACATCCTTCTTGTTTCGTTCGCGGCGATTTCAATGGGCGTGCTTAATTCGGTCGGACATTTTTTCGCTCCCGCGTTCTCGCCTCTGCTTTTCAATCTGGCTTTCATAGCAGGGGTGGTTTTTTTTCACGACCAGTGGTCCGAGCCGGCAATCGCGGCCGGGCTGGGTGTTCTTGCCGGCGGCGCGCTACAGAGCGCGGTAAATATTCCCTTCTTGAAATCGCGCGGGTTCGCCCCCCAGATTGGCGGCGTTTTCAAACACTCGCCTCTGCTTAAAAAAATAGGTGTTCTGATGCTGCCTCAACTGTTCGGGGTCGCAGTCTACAATCTCAACATTATCGTCAACACTCAATACGCCTCTTACATGGAGAGAGGGACAGTGTCATACCTTTACTTCGCCGAGCGGCTGACGGAGTTTCCCCTAGGCATCGGCGCGGTCGCAATCGCCACCGTTTTCCTGCCCCGCCTTTCGGCGCGAGCGGCGGACAACGACATGGAGGGTTTTAGAACGGACTACGCCGGTCTGCTAAAAATGACGCTGTTCATAACCCTGCCCGCGCTCGCGGGACTTGCCGCACTCGCAAATCCAATCTGCTCGGTTCTATTTGAAAGGGGTGAATTCACAAGTTCCGACGCGCTTTTTTCTTCGCAGGCGCTCGTTGGATACGCCGCCGGAGTCTGGGCGGTCGCGGGAATAAGGATTACGGCTCCAGCTTTTTTCGCGTTGCAGGACACAAAAACCCCCGTTCGCGCGGCGGCGGCGGCTCTTGTAATCAACCTTGCGCTCGGCTATCTGCTGGGCTTTTCACTTGACTTGAAGCACACGGGGCTTGCGCTCGCGAGTTCGGTGGCGGCGGCGGTTAATTTTCTGATTCTCCTGCGTCTTCTGGACAAAAGAGTGGGGAAAATCACCGCACGGGGATTTTGGGTCTGGTTTGTAAAAACAGCTGGCGCTTCCGCTATGTCGGCGGCTGTGGCGAAAGCGGTTTATGAAATTGCGCAAACCGCAACGCCGCAAACAGTTGCTCTTGCGGTTGCGATAGCCGTTGCGTTTACGGTTTTTATACTGTCCACACGAATACTGAAAATTGAAGAAGCGGGAAAGTTGGTTGGAATGGTGAGAGGAAGGTAG
- the aroQ gene encoding type II 3-dehydroquinate dehydratase — protein sequence MNILVIHGPNLGLLGKREPEIYGNRTLDDVNADLAARAREINPAASLEFFQNDSEGEIVRAIQNALGKVDGILINPAAYTHTSVAVRDAILSVGIPTVEVHISNIHKREEFRHISFVSPVAVGVVSGFGTESYALGLRGLIEHLKGGGK from the coding sequence ATGAACATACTTGTAATCCACGGGCCCAATCTGGGCCTTCTCGGCAAAAGAGAGCCGGAGATATACGGAAACCGCACTCTTGACGATGTAAACGCGGATCTTGCCGCTCGTGCGCGGGAAATTAATCCGGCTGCGTCCCTTGAATTTTTTCAGAACGACTCCGAAGGCGAAATCGTCCGCGCCATCCAGAACGCGCTCGGAAAGGTTGACGGAATCCTTATAAACCCCGCCGCTTACACGCACACAAGCGTTGCCGTGCGGGACGCCATACTCTCGGTCGGCATACCGACCGTTGAGGTTCACATATCAAACATTCATAAAAGAGAGGAATTCAGGCACATTTCGTTTGTGTCGCCGGTCGCGGTGGGAGTTGTGTCGGGATTTGGCACGGAGAGCTACGCTCTGGGCTTGCGCGGGCTTATTGAGCACCTTAAAGGCGGCGGAAAATAA
- the recJ gene encoding single-stranded-DNA-specific exonuclease RecJ — protein sequence MKSNWLIKEQFPERSAELAREVETSPLVAQLLINRGIETGETAERFLGDSFTELPSPFLMAGMEDAVDRIEKAVGSGEVVAVYGDYDADGVTSTSLLCDFLKALDVDTIYFAPHRIKDGYGINSRAVEELGRRGATLIISTDCGITALDEVENAKELGIDFIVTDHHLPGDEIPDAVAVVNPKLPGCDYPEKNIAGVGVAFNLALAVRARLREKGFFDSRTEPNMAHYLDLVAIGTVTDRVPLTGANRIMVKEGIKRMKTPDRPGIEALKTVSRINGGFNSGDIAYRMGPRINAAGRIDGPEIAVELLLSESAEHARTIAKKLDERNRTRQELERKAVAEAIEFIEQNPDSAQSACLVVSSQDWHPGITGPLASRLVEKYSKPAFAIAIDSDGIGKGSGRTVPAVNLYETLRACDKSLERYGGHAMAAGITVRSESIDLFRSEIDKHIKSTGAGTKPGEKTFRIDARIGIESLTLKTVKEFEILEPFGSGNPTPVFLIEGAKIISHNVIKNAHLKLFLDTGEGGAPIEAMWWNAADGVAAPEGKADIVFSPEISVWKNRESLTLRIIDLERI from the coding sequence ATGAAATCCAACTGGCTTATAAAAGAACAGTTTCCTGAACGCAGCGCGGAACTCGCGCGCGAGGTGGAAACCTCGCCACTTGTGGCTCAACTGCTCATAAACAGAGGAATAGAGACCGGTGAGACCGCCGAGCGTTTTTTGGGCGACAGTTTCACGGAGTTGCCGAGTCCTTTTCTGATGGCGGGAATGGAAGACGCCGTTGACAGAATAGAAAAAGCGGTTGGCAGCGGCGAGGTGGTTGCCGTTTACGGCGATTATGACGCGGACGGCGTAACCTCAACCTCGCTTCTGTGTGATTTTCTGAAAGCCCTTGACGTTGACACCATATACTTCGCGCCGCACAGAATTAAAGACGGATACGGAATAAACTCGCGTGCCGTTGAGGAACTGGGGCGGCGTGGGGCAACCCTGATTATCTCAACCGACTGTGGAATAACCGCGCTTGACGAAGTGGAAAATGCCAAGGAACTGGGAATAGATTTTATAGTTACCGACCACCATCTGCCCGGCGATGAGATTCCGGACGCGGTCGCGGTCGTAAACCCGAAACTGCCCGGCTGCGACTATCCGGAAAAAAACATAGCAGGGGTTGGGGTGGCTTTTAATCTCGCTCTCGCGGTGCGCGCGCGACTGCGCGAGAAAGGTTTTTTTGACAGCAGAACCGAACCTAACATGGCTCATTATCTGGATTTGGTTGCCATAGGCACAGTAACGGACAGGGTTCCGCTCACGGGCGCAAACAGGATTATGGTCAAAGAGGGAATCAAGAGAATGAAAACCCCTGACAGACCCGGAATTGAGGCGCTGAAAACGGTCAGCAGGATAAACGGAGGATTCAATTCGGGCGACATCGCTTACAGAATGGGGCCGCGCATAAATGCGGCGGGCAGAATAGACGGACCCGAAATCGCGGTTGAGCTTCTGCTGTCCGAAAGCGCGGAACACGCACGGACGATAGCAAAAAAACTGGATGAACGGAACAGAACCCGACAGGAACTTGAGCGCAAAGCGGTTGCCGAAGCGATTGAATTTATAGAGCAGAATCCGGACAGCGCGCAGTCCGCCTGCCTTGTGGTTTCTTCGCAGGACTGGCATCCGGGAATCACGGGCCCTCTCGCCTCGCGGCTTGTGGAAAAATACTCCAAACCCGCGTTCGCCATTGCAATAGACTCAGACGGAATCGGCAAAGGCTCCGGCAGAACGGTTCCGGCGGTCAACCTTTATGAAACCTTGCGAGCCTGTGACAAGTCGCTTGAACGCTATGGCGGGCATGCGATGGCCGCAGGGATTACCGTGCGAAGCGAAAGCATAGACCTGTTCCGCTCCGAGATTGACAAGCATATCAAAAGCACCGGCGCGGGCACGAAACCGGGAGAAAAGACCTTCCGCATAGACGCACGCATCGGCATTGAGAGTTTGACCCTCAAAACCGTCAAGGAGTTTGAAATCCTTGAGCCGTTCGGAAGCGGCAACCCCACGCCGGTTTTCCTGATTGAAGGCGCGAAAATCATTTCACACAACGTCATCAAAAACGCTCACCTTAAACTTTTTCTGGACACGGGCGAAGGCGGCGCCCCTATTGAGGCAATGTGGTGGAACGCCGCGGACGGAGTTGCTGCGCCCGAAGGGAAAGCGGACATAGTGTTTTCGCCCGAAATCTCGGTATGGAAAAACAGAGAGTCCCTCACACTCAGGATTATCGACCTTGAAAGGATATAA